From Flavobacterium sp. 102, a single genomic window includes:
- a CDS encoding OmpA family protein, whose translation MKKVIFALSLAALTLTSCGTKKKIAALEAQNKECQDLLNSTTVKLNMCLSEKDALSKQNDYLKQNNSDLINNSKELTMLTSKGAQNLEKSLESLREKDLKITRLQDALTRKDSVTLALVTSLKSSVGISDPDIEVNVEKGVVFISIADKLLFKSGSYVVSDRAKEVLAKVAKVINDKPTFECMVEGHTDNVPFTGNAVLLDNWDLSVKRSTAIIRVLTKELGVKPSQLIAAGRGEYIPLVDNTSADNRSKNRRTRIVVLPKIDEFYDMIEKEMKNQKK comes from the coding sequence ATGAAAAAAGTAATTTTTGCCCTTTCATTAGCTGCCTTAACGTTGACTTCGTGTGGAACTAAGAAAAAAATTGCTGCACTAGAAGCACAAAATAAGGAATGTCAAGACTTATTAAATTCAACAACCGTTAAATTGAACATGTGTCTTTCTGAAAAAGACGCTTTGTCAAAACAAAATGATTATCTGAAACAAAACAACTCAGATTTAATCAATAATTCAAAAGAGTTGACCATGTTGACTTCAAAAGGTGCACAAAACCTAGAGAAATCGCTTGAAAGTTTAAGAGAAAAAGACCTTAAAATTACCCGTTTACAAGACGCATTGACCAGAAAAGACAGCGTTACCTTGGCATTGGTTACCAGCTTGAAAAGTTCGGTAGGTATTTCTGATCCGGATATTGAAGTAAACGTAGAAAAAGGAGTGGTTTTCATTTCTATCGCAGACAAATTATTATTCAAAAGCGGAAGCTATGTAGTAAGCGACAGAGCTAAAGAAGTCTTAGCCAAAGTAGCTAAAGTAATCAATGACAAGCCAACGTTCGAATGTATGGTTGAAGGTCACACCGATAACGTTCCGTTTACAGGAAATGCCGTTTTGCTTGACAACTGGGATTTGAGTGTGAAACGTTCAACCGCCATCATCAGAGTTTTAACTAAAGAATTGGGTGTAAAACCTTCTCAGTTAATTGCTGCCGGTCGTGGAGAATACATTCCGTTGGTAGACAATACTTCGGCTGACAATCGTTCTAAAAACAGAAGAACGCGTATTGTAGTACTTCCTAAAATTGATGAGTTCTATGATATGATTGAGAAAGAAATGAAGAATCAGAAAAAATAG
- a CDS encoding glycosyltransferase family 2 protein, giving the protein MKDKRIAVVILNWNGAQLLEQFLPSIVAFSNEAKIYVADNASTDNSIEVIKTQFPQVSIIQNEDNFGFANGYNVALEQVEEDYYALVNSDIEVTENWLAPILTIFDNEPNTGIIQPKILDYKNKAYFEYAGAAGGFVDQFGYPYCRGRIFETIEKDNGQYDDERDIFWASGACLFIRKDIYRTLNGFDGDFFAHQEEIDLCWRAFNLGFKAKYTSKSVVYHVGGATLNESNPRKTFLNFRNSLMMLTKNLPQNKLFSIIFTRLCLDGLAGIQFILKGKFIHCWAIIKAHFEFYHLINRNLKKRSKTNSENYYQTKSIVYKYFIKSGTVFEK; this is encoded by the coding sequence ATGAAAGACAAAAGAATAGCTGTAGTCATATTGAACTGGAATGGAGCCCAATTGCTGGAGCAATTCTTGCCTTCAATAGTAGCTTTTTCTAATGAAGCCAAAATATATGTCGCCGACAATGCTTCAACTGATAATTCAATTGAAGTGATTAAAACACAATTTCCTCAAGTTTCTATCATTCAAAACGAAGATAATTTTGGCTTTGCCAATGGCTATAATGTGGCTTTAGAACAAGTAGAAGAAGACTATTATGCCTTAGTCAATTCAGATATCGAAGTCACTGAAAATTGGCTCGCTCCTATTTTAACTATCTTTGATAATGAACCTAATACCGGCATCATTCAGCCTAAAATTTTAGATTACAAAAACAAAGCATATTTTGAATATGCGGGAGCTGCCGGAGGTTTTGTAGACCAATTTGGTTATCCTTATTGCCGTGGTCGTATTTTTGAAACCATCGAAAAAGACAACGGTCAATACGATGACGAAAGAGACATTTTTTGGGCTAGCGGTGCATGTTTGTTTATTCGAAAAGACATTTACCGAACCTTAAACGGTTTTGACGGTGATTTCTTTGCGCATCAGGAAGAAATTGATTTGTGTTGGCGCGCTTTCAATTTGGGTTTTAAAGCCAAATACACTTCGAAGTCTGTGGTTTATCATGTTGGTGGCGCGACTTTAAACGAAAGCAATCCGAGAAAAACATTCTTGAACTTCAGAAACTCCTTAATGATGTTGACCAAAAATTTACCTCAAAACAAACTGTTTTCCATCATTTTCACCCGGCTTTGTTTGGATGGTTTGGCCGGAATCCAATTTATTTTAAAAGGAAAATTTATTCATTGTTGGGCCATCATCAAAGCACATTTTGAATTTTATCATTTGATAAACAGAAACTTAAAAAAGCGCAGTAAAACAAATTCCGAAAACTACTATCAAACCAAGAGTATTGTTTACAAGTATTTTATCAAGAGCGGCACCGTTTTTGAGAAATGA
- a CDS encoding type I restriction enzyme HsdR N-terminal domain-containing protein, whose translation MQNLNFPAYSFRFKNSENKVSIFDDIRKKFIILTPEEWVRQHTVQFLLQEKNYPKSYLNVEKLIKINDINKRYDIVVFQPNGEIFLLIECKAPEVNITQNTFDQIARYNLKLNAKYLMVTNGLNHYFCQMDFEKEQYVFLKELPDFK comes from the coding sequence ATGCAAAACCTCAACTTTCCTGCTTATTCGTTTCGCTTCAAAAATAGTGAAAATAAAGTGTCCATTTTTGATGATATCAGGAAAAAGTTTATCATCCTCACACCCGAAGAATGGGTTCGCCAGCACACCGTTCAGTTTTTATTACAAGAGAAAAATTATCCGAAATCATACCTCAACGTTGAAAAATTAATCAAAATCAATGATATAAACAAACGCTATGATATAGTTGTTTTTCAACCTAATGGTGAAATTTTTTTACTAATTGAATGCAAAGCACCAGAGGTTAACATCACTCAAAATACCTTTGATCAAATTGCGCGTTACAACCTCAAACTCAATGCAAAATACTTGATGGTAACCAACGGACTAAATCATTACTTTTGTCAAATGGACTTTGAGAAAGAGCAATATGTTTTTTTGAAAGAGTTGCCTGATTTTAAATAA
- a CDS encoding L-threonylcarbamoyladenylate synthase: protein MAEFIKIYEDKPNEAAIKKVVEVLRNGGLVIYPTDTVYGLGCDITNTKALERIAKIKGIKLEKANFSFVCSDLSNLSDYVKQIDTSTFKILKRALPGPYTFILPGNNDLPREFRKKKTVGIRVPDNNIALEIVKMLGNPIVSTSIHDDDEVLEYSTDPELIFEKWQNRVDMVIDGGYGDNVGSTIIDLSGYEPVVLREGKGNPDIF, encoded by the coding sequence ATGGCCGAATTCATTAAAATTTACGAAGACAAACCCAACGAAGCCGCTATCAAAAAAGTGGTTGAGGTTTTGCGCAATGGAGGTTTAGTGATTTATCCAACTGATACCGTTTATGGTTTGGGTTGTGATATTACCAATACAAAAGCTTTGGAACGCATTGCCAAAATAAAAGGGATTAAATTGGAGAAAGCCAATTTCTCTTTCGTTTGCAGTGATTTAAGCAATTTATCAGATTATGTAAAGCAGATTGATACTTCGACTTTTAAAATCCTTAAAAGAGCACTTCCCGGACCTTATACCTTTATTTTACCGGGAAATAATGATTTACCCAGAGAATTTCGAAAAAAGAAAACTGTTGGTATTCGTGTTCCCGACAATAATATCGCTTTAGAGATTGTAAAAATGCTGGGCAATCCAATTGTTTCGACCTCGATTCATGATGATGATGAAGTATTAGAATATTCTACTGATCCGGAACTGATTTTTGAGAAATGGCAAAACAGAGTAGATATGGTTATTGATGGTGGTTATGGAGATAACGTTGGTTCTACCATAATTGATTTGTCAGGATATGAACCGGTTGTACTTCGTGAAGGCAAAGGTAATCCTGATATCTTTTAG